ATCTTCAGCTTACCCTTAAGGAATGATATTGTAAAGCAGCAGATTGGGCTGACAAGCGCACCGATGATGAATGATGACCAGATCGGTACGAATCCTGCACCAGGTGTTATAGCCACAAGACCGACAACAAGACCTGTCGATGCACCGACCAGGGTAGGTTTTCCATCCTTTATCACATCTATTATCATCCATGAGAGCATTGCGCTGGCACTGGCAATTGCCGTTGTCATGAATGCATGTGCTGCAAGACCATTTGCGCCGAGGGCACTTCCGGCATTGAAACCGAACCATCCAAACCAAAGAATGAATGCACCGAGTGCGACAAATGGAATGTTGTGAACTCTGTATGCTGTGTTCTCATATCCCTTTCTTCTTCCAAGGATGATAGAGAATACAAGGGCGCTCACACCTGAGCTTATATGTACTACATTTCCTCCCGCGAAATCAACTGAACCGATCTCTCCGAGAAAACCGCCCTGACCCCATACCATGTGAGCCATCGGATAATAAACGATGATCGACCAGAGCATGATGAAGAAGAACAACGCCTTGAACTTCACACGTCCGACCAGTGAACCGGTGATAAGCGCCGGTGTGATCATGGCGAACATCATCTGAAATGCAACGTATACAAGATGAGGTATATTGTCCGCATAAGGACCAGCCTCATCCATCTTTATCCCGTTAAGTGCAAACCACTTGAGATCTCCTATAACACCTCCGTGATTAGTGCCAAATGAGAGTGAGTAACCGAACAGCACCCACATGACAACTGAAAGTCCCATGATGGCCGTACATGCCATGATGGTATTTACAACATTTTTCCTCCTGACGAGGCCTCCGTAGAAGAATGCAAGTCCGGGTGTCATGAAGAACACCAGAGCCGCACAGATCATAATAAAACCAGTATCTCCCGTATTCATAGTTTCTTCCTCCTTAATTATACTCATCTGGGGAACGCGATATCTCATTCTCCCATGGGGACGGAGGTACCTGTCCCCTCCGTCCCCATTGTCGAAACAAAAAAGGCGCCAAACGAATCTTTTCGATTCATTTGACGCCTTTGTCGTGATTTATAATAGCAGACTTCAGAAAATAATGCAAGAGGTAATTTTAAATTGTTTTTCACAAGCTATTTTGTTGTTTTTGCAAAGTTTCTTAACTAAATCTTTATCGCGCACTCAATTTAGACATATCAGATTTTTTACGGCTGCTATTTCTACGCCACCCCTGTGGACTCCATTCCAGTCTGTCCAGCTGCTGCCATACTTACATTTGCCGTAACTGGTATATGTTCCTTACATGCAATTGCAACATCACGCATGGATGGCACTGACACACTCTCTGTCTGCCAGAACCGCTCTGTAACCACCGATATTGCATGTGTGATATGTCTGTAATCATTCTCGCATCCCAGAGCCTCACTGACATATCTGTAATGAATTTCCTCAAGATATTCAACTATATCTATTCCATCATCAATACTATCTAAATTTACATTATCTGATGATATCATCTGATTCACATAGTCATGCAGCTCTGTCTCGTACTGGCAGTGTTCTCTAAGATTCCCAGGAAATATACTGTTGTGCGGATATGTGAATGAATCCGCCACATAGTGAACAAGCTTTCCGAGAAGAAAGCTCTGTCTGACAGTTCCCATTCCGCCTTTCTCAAGTTTCTTTGTGAGTTTTTCCATATACTTCATGACATTTTCGTAATTGTGTCCTCTAAGTTTCTCCTCGCCACGGATGCTGCCCCTGAAATAAGTCAGCATATTGATATCCGGCTCTATGCTGCCAAATATGAACGCCGCCTTCTGCAGCTTAGATGCGCCGGCATCCATGTGATCCATAATATATCTGCTCAGATTCATGTGGTCTGCTGTTCTCATATTTAACGCCTCCTGCCTGTTCTGCCATCAAGCACAGCTTGATAAGCTTCTCATGTACAAATGTATCCTCTATATCTTTTTCGTTGTATATAGTGTAAACGATAGATATAAAATCCGCAGGAAGAAACTATAAATACTTTCTAAATAGACCGTAAAATATTCAGAAATTCATGGCAATTAAGAGAGTTCCAGCAGTGATGCATACCACGCCAACAGCCGCTTTCTTGGTCAGCTTTTCGTGGAACACGATTCCTGAAAATGCAATGGTGATGAGCATGCTCAGCTTGTCTATCGGTACTACCACGCTTGCCGGTCCGTCCTGAAGTGCCCTGTAATAACACAGCCAGGATGCTCCCGTGGCTATTCCAGAGAGCGCAATAAACAGCAGCTCATTCTTCTCTATGCCCTTTATCTCATGCTGTTTTCCTGACACAAACACCATAAGCCAAGCCATGACAAGAACCACCGTTGTCCTGATCGCCGTGCCCAGATTTGAGTTGATATCCGATATCCCTACCTTGCCGAGTATCGCTGTCAAACTGGCAAAGACAGCTGAGAGCACCGCGTACAGCAGCCAGCTGCCATGCAAAAGTCCCATTTCCCGCTGTTTCTGTGCCACACTGCCACCGTCTGTTGACATATGTTCGACATCTTTCCCTGACAGCTCCTGATCATCTGCAGTTTTCTTTTTGGTGATCATAAGCATGGTGCCCACACCTATCATAACTATTGAGATACCCTTAACCCAGGTGATCCCCTCATGTAGGAATATGAGGGCAAGCAGAATCGTGAGCACGGTGCTTGATTTGTCTATGGGAACGACCTTGTTGATATCCCCTTTCTGCAGCGCCCTGAAATAACACAGCCAGGATGCTCCGGTTGCAAGGCCGGAGAGGATCAGAAAGAGAAGTGTCTTACCGCTGATATGTGTGTCTGCAGTCCAGGCTCCTGTGACAAGAACCATCAGCCAAGCAAACAGCAGAACCACAACTGTCCTTATAGCCGTCGCCACATCAGAATCCGTCTTTCTTATACCGCATTTTGCAAGTATCGCCGTGATCCCCGCAAATGACGAAGAACCCACTGCAAATAATATCCACATTTTACGCGCCTCCCATTTATATGTGACCGTGAGCCACACTTACATTTATCATTTTGTATCATCTTTACTATAGGGTAACACTATTTTGACTCCAAATCCATCCTTGCGGCACCCCCGCTCAAAGCCACACAAAAGGCAGGCTCACATAAGGACGCTTTCAAAAAGTGACCGATTGAGAGCAGCACAACGCCACAGAGATTTAAAACTCTGTGGCGTTGTGCTTTTTTATAGCTAACAGGAAAATGATTAGAAAAAATTTTGATCTTTGATTAAGGTTACGGGCGTAACAGTTACTGAAAAGTGATTTATTCTACAACGGCGGCGTCCGTCAGTCTGGAATAGTGAGCAGTGTATTTCCGTAAAAACAGCAAAGCCGCCCGGTTTCGGACGGCAAATTGGCACAGGCTGTGTTTTATGCTCCCCAAAGCAACATACCGATTGCCGTAGCGAGAATCATTGCGATAACGCAGGGGCGAACGCCGGAGAGAAAAGCGTTGACGCCGGCATATTTCATCAGATTTTTGAGTACCGCCGCAATTAAAAGTATAATAACGAAAGACGGAAGAACAACGCCGAGCGTACCAAGCGATATTCAGCCCTTCAATTCCGAAAAGATTTTCTATTGCATATCGGTTCAAATCCTTGTTTCCCCGCTTTTCTCAGTCTACCCGCAGCATACGGTAACCGACGCCGATATGCGTCTGAATGTATTGCGGACCGTCCTTTTGCGGCTCCAGCTTTTTGCGCAGGGTCGCCATAAACACCCGCAGAGAAGCAATATCGTTTTCCCAGCTGCTGCCCCAAATCTGCTGCGTGATATAGGTGTGCGTCAGCACCTTTCCGACATTATGAGAGAGCAGACACAAAAGCTTGTATTCAATCGGGGTCAGGTGCAATTCCTCCCCATTTAGATAAGCGCAGCCGGCGGCATAATCAATTTTAAGCTTGCCGTTTTGGAAAACGGGTGAGTTGGCATCGCCGCTTGCCTGAAGCAGCAGCAGCCGTCTTTGCGTGACCCGAAGGCGTGCCAAAAGCTCCTCTATGGAAAAGGGCTTTGTCAGATAGTCGTCCGCCCCGGCATCCAGCGCCGTGATTTTGTCTTTATCCTCGCTGCGCGCACTGATCACAATAATGGGCATATTTGACCATGAGCGGATGCTTTCGATCACCTGTGTGCCGTCGATATCCGGCAGCCCCAGATCCAGCAGAACGATATCCGGGTTATGGGAGGTCGCTTCTATAATAGCGCTGTGTCCGTTCTCCGCGGTCAGGTAGCGGTAATCGTGCGCCTTTAATGTTGTTACGATCAGATTGCGGACGGGACGGTCGTCCTCCACAACGAGAACAAGGGGTTTATTCATTCAGAGTCACCTCGCTGAGCGGTAAAGTAAAGGTAAATATGCAGCCGTGCGGTACGTTATCCGTAAGCGTCAGCGTTCCGCCGTGCAGCTCTATGATAGATTTACACAGGGTAAGCCCGATCCCGAAGCTTCTGCGGCTGTCTGCGACGGTATTTTTCCCGGTGTAAAACATCTCAAAAATATGCGGTTTCATATCGTCTGCAATTCCGTTTCCGTTATCGGTGACTCGGATCACGGCATCCCCGCCCTGTTTTTCGGCACTTACGCAGATCTCGGAGCCTTGTTCGGTATATTTCAAAGCATTATCAATAAGGTTGACAATGACCTGCACGATAAGCTGTGCGTCCATACGCGCAAGGATCAAATCGTCGCACCTTACCGTCACCTTGTGTCCGACGGATTTTTTCTTCAAATGCGAAACGGCTTCGTTGACCACTTCGTCTACAAGCTGGTCGGTAAGCTCCAGCTTCAGGCGTCCGTCATTCAGCCGTGTAACATACAGCAGATTTTCCACCACGCCGATCAGCCATTCGGAATCGTCATAAATATCTTTATAGATCTGCTGCTTGGTTGCTTCGTCCAGGCAGTTTCCGTTATGCAAAAGCGTGTCCGCATTACCCGAAACGGAGCAAAGCGGCGTGCGCAGATCGTGTGAGATCGACCGCAAAAGGTCGGCGCGCAGCTGCTCGCTTTTTGCAAGATCTGCCGCCCGTTCCTTTTCGGCGGCGTTGTGAGCATTATCCATTGCCAGCGCACATTCGTTCACAACCGACAGTACGATGCTGCTCTCAAATGAATCGGGCCTTTCGGGTTTCATCGGTATCCCGATTACACCGTATACTCTGCCGCCTGCACGGATCGCAAGATAAAGACATTCGGATTTTCCAAACTGTGCTGTCGCTGCTCCTGCACGGCAATCGTTTTGAAGCACCCATTCTGCGGTCTGCCGCTCTGCATCGCTTAGCAGCTTTTCAGCGTGTGTATCCTTTTTTTCGGCATACAGCCGCCCGGACAACATTCCGTTTTCGCCTTTCGTATAGGCAACAATGCTTCGGTCAAGCAGCCGAGAGAGCTGCATACAGGTCACGCTTAAAACATCATCGTTGCTTTTTGCTTTTTGCAACAGACGGTCAGTGTCGAACAGCACCTGCACACGGAACGCGGAGCGAGCCGAAAGCCTTGCATGATCTTTCAGCTTCGAGGCAAGCGTGCCGGTGAGAACGGAAGACGCCAGCATGACTGCAAAGGTAACGGGATAGCCTACGGCATAGGTCTGAAAGGACAACCTGGGTTCGGTAAGGAAAAATCCGAACAATACAACACTTAGAAGTGAGCCTGCCATACTGCAAAGGTATCCTTTGGTCAAAACGGAGATCATCAGCACACCTAGGATGTATACCGTAACGATATTGGTATCGGGAAAGCCGAGATGGTCGAACAGAAACCCGATCGCCGTACATACGGCAAGCGCCAGGACGGTCACGGCAATATCCCGCAGCGACGGTATCTCTGCACCTAAGAACAGACGGCGTCTGTGCGGCTTTGTATAGTTCAGTGCGTCGGGAATAATATGAATGTCAACGTCGGGGGCGGAGGAGATAAGCTTTTCGGTGAGAGTCGGTCTTCCGAACAGCCCTCTGCGTCTGGCACTGCTTTGCCCGATCACGATTTTTGTGACATCGGAAAGCCTGACATATTCCGAGATCTGCAGCGGTACATCCTCGCCGTGCGTCTTAACGATCTCGGCGCCGAGCCTTTGCGCGAGCTGTATGTTCTGCGAAAGTCGGGACTGATCCTCATCATTTATGACCGTATCCGTCTGCACATAGATGGCGGTAAATCTTGCATGAAGGGCCTTAGCCATCTTTGCGGCGGTGTGTATGATCCTTGCATTGGACGGCGAAGAGGATAGGCAGACAAGGATATGCTCGTCTGTATCGAATTTTGACTGTTCGGTTTGTACTTTCATCGGTTTCACCGCCATTTTTATTTTATTTTATTATTATACAGTAAAACTGTAAAAAAAACTACCGCAACCTAAAAATCATTCTTCTGCCCATCGGAAAGAATAATATCGACATTTCCGTGCGTTTCACGAAAACGGCGGATCTCACATAATATTTCACTTTCGGACAGTCCCTGCGGCAGCAGAATTTCGGAAGGCTCACGGGATTCGTTTTCCTTTAACAGTGCTTTTCTGTTTTCTTCAAGAAATCGATCCAGCCTGCTCATAAGATAAAATCCGAAAGCAAATATGCCAAGCAGGCTGACGATCAGTAATAGCTCAGCCATCCTCATTCACCTCTGTTAAATGCGAAAACACTTCTGCAGTTCTTTGTAAGCGCCGAGAACCAAAAGAGTGATATTGTCCGTAAGAACGGTGTCAGGCGAAACTGCCATATTTATCTTTCCGTTCTCCTTGGTTGCCATAATATTGATGCTGTATTTTCTGCGGATATCCAGCACTCCGACGGTTTTTCCGATCCAACCCTCCGGAACCTCTACCTCAAAAATGGCATGAGCCTCATCGACCTCGATGTAATCCCGTACGTGATCGGCGGTATAGCGAATAGCAGCCCAATTTGCTACTTGCTTTTCAGGGTAAATTACTTCGTCCGCTCCGTTACGCAGAAGAAATTTCTCCTGAACATCACGCTCGGCGCGGGACACAACTAATTTTGCACCGAGCTCTTTCAGCAAAGAAGTGGTTTCCAGCGAATTTTGAAAATTTCCTCCTATGGTGACTATGCACACATCAAAGTTTCCGATTCCGAGCGACTTTAAAAATTCCGTGTTTGTGCTGTCACCTATCTGTGCGTTAGTAACGATCGGCAGAATCTTATTGACCCTTTCTTCGTTGCTGTCTACCGCCATCACCTCATGCCCGAGCTTATTCAGCTGCAAAGCGATATGCCTACCGAATCTGCCGAGACCTATCAACAATATGTTTTTCATAATATAGTAACTCCTTTATCCGACTGTGATTTTTTCGAGCGGCAGCTTTGCTCCGCTCTGATTTTTATTGGAGACCGCCGCGTAAATCAGGGTAAGTCCGCCGACTCTGCCGAGATACATCAAGACGATCAAAATAAGCTGAGAAAGAACACCGAGCTGCGGTGTGATTCCAAGGGTAAGCCCGACCGTTCCGACAGCGGACGCCGTTTCGTAAAGGCAGGTGCTAAGCGGCAGACCTTCTGCCGTGCTGATAACAATGCCGCCGACAAAAAACAGCATGAAATACATTACGGCAACGGCTGCGGCGTTTTTCACTGCCGAACCGTCAATGCGCCTGCCGCAGACTTCGGCATCGTCCTTTTGGCGACAAACGGAGAATGCACTCAGAATCAGAACGGCAAGCGTGGTCGTTTTCATACCGCCTGCCGTGGAGCCGGGTGATCCGCCGACAAGCATCAGCAGAATCATAATTGCCTTGGAGGAACCGGTCATAGTGGGAAGATCGGCGGTATTGAAACCGGCGGTTCTCGGTGTGACGGACTGAAAAAGCGACGCAAGAATCCTTTCGGCGAGCGGCAGTCCCGTAAAATCGCAGAAGAAAAAGAATACTGCGGGAGCGATAATGAGGATTGCCGTTGTTACCAATATGACCTTGCTCTGCATCCGGTATTTTTTGAAATGCCACTTGTTTGTGCAAATATCGTCCCAGGTCAAAAATCCAATACCGCCCACAATAATTAAAAGCATAATTGCAATGTTTATTGTAGGCTCTCCGATGTATCCCGTAAGAGACGGGTATTTGTTTTCTGCGGTGCCGAGTATGTCAAAGCCGGCATTGCAAAAGGCGGAAATCGAATGAAATGCCGCCATCCAAATTCCCTTGATACCGAAGTTTCCGCAAAATGTCGGCAGCATGACGATCATTCCGATAAGCTCGATCAAAAAAGTTCCCCGTACAATAAAGCGGGTCAGGCGGACGATCCCGCCGACCTTCGGGGCAGAGATGGCGTCCTGCATGGTACTGCGCTGCATCAGCGATATTTTTCTGCCGGACAGCATGGCGAAAAATGCCGCAACTGTCACAACACCGAGCCCGCCTATCTGGATCATCAGCAGTATTACCGTCTGCCCGAAAGCGGACCAATAACTGCCCGTATCCTGCACGACCAGCCCCGTAACGCAAACGGCCGAGGTCGATGTGAACAGCGCCTCGTGAAACGGCGTAACAACTCCGGCAGTCGATGAAAACGGCAGCATCAATATCAGTGCTCCGATCAGAATAACCCCGGCAAAGCCCAAAACGATCAGCTTAAAGGATGACAGTCGCTTTTTTCTATGTGTAATTTCAGACATATATACTTCTCCTGTTTTTGTTTGTTTACAAAGAGTATATTATGAAATATAAAAAAACGGTGTAATGATCCGGTGTACTGTATTAAGATTGCATTAAGGCGCTCATTCTTTGAAAAAACAGCGCATAGTATAGCAAACGCTGAAGGCCTTGAAGCCCTCGGCTTTGACAAAGACACCGCCGAAGGTGCTATATCCATTCTGACAGAACTTGGCATCATATCATGATCAGACACTCGAATAAAATACCCCATATAATTTCTGGAAATAAAAAATTTCAGAATTATATGGGACATTTTATGTCTGTTCTATATTTCTACTAATAAATTATTCACACAAACATATATATCATAGATAATCATACACTTTACAAAAGTCCCTTAACGTCCTCCGCGATCATCTCTGCATCAAGACGATTATCCTTAAGAACCTCTTCGACATCGTACCTGTCAAGGAATTCCTTCTTAAGACCATAATTCAGCACCTTCATATCTGAATCGCCATAGAATCTTGCAATCTTCTCACCGAATCCGCCGTCCAGTATACCATCCTCGATGGTGACGACAACTGAGTGGTCTGCCTTGAGGCTTTCAAGAAGTTCCTCATCGAGACCTGTGATATAGTAAGGATTGATGACAGTGGCATCTATACCAAGCTCGCTCTTCATCTCGTCTGCTGCAGCATTTGCCAGACTGTAGAAGGTTCCAAGGCCGAGTAGGGCAACCTTACTTCCCTTCTGTGTCACCTCATATTTATTCAGATCTCCAAAGTTCTTCGTCACAGGGCTTCCACTTACCATTGCACCGCCTGGGAGCTTGATGGCCACAGGATGCTCATTCTGCTCTATGCTCCAGTCAAGCATAGCAATATACTCTTCCTTTGTTGTCGGAGCAAGATATACAAGATTCGGGATATTTGAAAGCATAGGGATATCCTGAAATCCCAGATGTGTCACATCATTCATTCCATATACAGATCCTGCAAATGTCACTATAGTGGCTGCATTGTTGTTGATACAGAGATCCTGAGATATCTGGTCAAATGTTCTCTGCACAAATGAGCTGTACACACCGAACACTGGTTTTCCGCCGCCTGCTGCAATTCCCGACGCAAGTGCCACCGCTGTCTCCTCTGCGATTCCCACGTCGACAAACTGCTTTCCGGCCTCACGTCTCTTATCCTCTGTAAATCCTATAACTGTCGGTGTTCCCGCTGTGATGGCAACGACCTTTGGATCCTTCTTCATCTTGTCAAGCAGGTAATCACAGGACACGCTTGAGTAGTCCTCCTCGTCACCTTCAAATAACGATCTTCCTGTCTCTATGTCAAATGGTCCGCTGTAGTGCCACTGCTCCTTGTGCTCCTCAGCTGGGGCATAACCCTTTCCCTTGAGGGTTCTGATGTGGACCACAACAGGCTTCTTTGAATCTTTTACCTTCTGGAATGTGTCTATGAGGGCTGCCACATCATTGCCTTCATGCACGTAATAATAATCAAGTCCCACGGCGCGGAACAGATTGCACTCTGCTGTTCCATTAGTGTCTCTGAGTAATCTGAGATTTGTATAGAGTCCTCCGTGGTTCTCGGCTATGGACATATCGTTGTCATTTACAACTATGATGAGGTTGCCATCCAGCTCTTTAGCGTAATCAAGTCCTTCAAGGGCCTCTCCTCCTGACAGGGAGCCATCACCTATCACCGCTATCACATTGCCCTCTGCGCCCTGAAGGTCCCTTGCCTTTGCAAGACCTGCAGCCAGACTGATGGATGTTGAGGTATGTCCAACCGTGAAGAAGTCGTGCTCGCTCTCATGCGGGTTGCTGTAACCAGTCACATCATCATAGTGCTCCTCATAGAGGTATGCATCCTTTCTTCCTGTGAGCATCTTATGAGGATAGCTCTGGTGGGACACGTCATACACAATCTTATCCTTTGGTGATTCAAATACATAGTGAAGTGCTATGGTTGCCTCCACCATACCAAAGTTCGGTCCAAAATGTCCGCCGTGCTTGCTGGCTCTGATGAGAAGTGCATGTCTCATCTCGTCTGCAAGTGTTCTCATCTCGTCTACTGTCAGTTTCTTTACATCCTGTGGTCCATTAATATTTTCAATATACATTTTTATTTATCCTCCTGTTTTTACATGGTGCATTCGCCATCGGTAATTTTCCCGTCCCATACAAGCTTGCCGGTCTTCACGGCCTCCTCATATTTGGATATCTTGTAATGTAATCTATCCATGGTGGCTTCGATCTGTTTTCTCTGCTCCTCAAGCTTCTCATACTGCTCCTTAAGGAGATCCAGCCTCGCGCCAAATGTAGCATCTCCCATCTGGAACAGTTTTACATATTCAATAAGCGCCTCTATCGGAACACCAGCATTTCTCATACATACAGTGTGTTCAACCCAATCGACATCCTTTTCCTGATAATCCCTGTTGCCACTGGCATTTCTCGCTACAGGAGGGATAAGCCCGACCCTCTCGTAATACCTGAGCGTATCAGCGGTGATATCAAACTTTTCACTTACCTCTTTGATAGTCATATTGCCACCACTTTCCTAATTTCAAGAAAACCTTTCTATTTATAGCTATATGCACTCACACAATACCTATATGTTACATTGAATATATCACTTGGAGTTCACTCTAAGTCAACCCCCAATTTTCACCCCTTATGGGGACGGAGGTGCCTGCCCCCATACAGAATATAAAAGAGGCGGGCAACGTAGTTAACGCTGTCCGCCTTTATATACATAAATATGTAAATTTTTATGCTACGCACTGATTCCAACTGTCGAGCAGATGTTTACTGCAATGATATCATCCACTGTTACACCAAAGATGGTGGCCAGAATGATCAGGTTATCTACGGTTGGCATAGCCATACCTTTCTGCCACTTGTATATCGCATTTGGAGTGGCAAATCCAAATATATCCTGCAGATCCTTTACAGAAAGACCTGCATTCTGTCTAAGCTTCACAATATTTCTGCCTGTTCCTGTCATGTCAATTGTTGGTACATTACACATAATACTTCCCTCCTAAAATTCTCATCTCATCTGCATTGCTACAATTGTGGACCGCGCAGAGCGCATCCCCTGGCGCTCCTAACGATCTGACACATACAATCTCTGCCATGTCTCTCCCTTTCTTTTATCTCTTAGTTCTGGCAGATTTCTTCTTCACAAAGACGAGTTCAAAAACACAAAAACGCCCATCTACATGAATACTTATATAATACTCACATAGATGGACGTTTTTTTGTACATCATGATTCCAATCTATAAATGCTGATAGATCTGGCTGATCTCAGTCTATCGAAACCTATTTGATCTGTTATGTATTTGCTCAGATCATTCAGGTCAGCATATTTGTATGATCATGTTCCGTACGCTCTCGCCCTGTACCATATGAGTACATATGTTCACGCAGCTTATCATCTGTATGTAAAGTATTCCCTGCCACATCACTATTAAACTCTCGGGTTATGTATTTAGCGAAAACTATACTTAACATGATTCTTTCCTTTCCTGACTACCCTTCCGGGTTCCTTTTCCTTAGTCATTTCTTATTGGTGTGTCCTGATTTTCTTCTTTTATTTGACCACCTAAACTGTACTCTACCACAAATATAATTATTTGTCATTACACCGCTGGTATAAAATTATTTTATCCCCGGCTGCTTCTAGCTCCCTCTCTATCCAGGTCATGATAACATCCACCAAATACTCCTGCTGTCTTGGACCAAGCTCCACTCCCGGGGCAAATGTATGCCACTTACGTATGCATTCCCGGCAGCATGTAGCCGTCGCATGCTGTGCCACAAATACCGGATGTCCCCGCATGGGAGTCTGCTTTCCGTCATTTGGTATGAATGCCGGAGCTTCCCTCTGCGCAATGAAATCCCGTGCATGCTGTCTTATGGTATCCAGCCCCTTTTCATGTATATAGTCGATATCTTTCTGTGTCAAATGAAATCCACTGCGGAATTTCGACCTTCCCAGACGCTCAAAAAGCCGGGCGTACCATTCTTCCTTTGTCAACCCTATCATCTCCATGTAATTCTATAACAGAAAGTCTCTACAACTCTTCATCATTTCTCACAGAAAAATTCTATCTCCTCGCCAAGCGGTCCATGACAGAACGCGATCCTTGCTGGAAACCTTGGATCCGACTGGATCTCTATGTCCTTTGGCTCTATAAACACCT
This sequence is a window from Coprococcus eutactus. Protein-coding genes within it:
- a CDS encoding 1-deoxy-D-xylulose-5-phosphate synthase, whose product is MYIENINGPQDVKKLTVDEMRTLADEMRHALLIRASKHGGHFGPNFGMVEATIALHYVFESPKDKIVYDVSHQSYPHKMLTGRKDAYLYEEHYDDVTGYSNPHESEHDFFTVGHTSTSISLAAGLAKARDLQGAEGNVIAVIGDGSLSGGEALEGLDYAKELDGNLIIVVNDNDMSIAENHGGLYTNLRLLRDTNGTAECNLFRAVGLDYYYVHEGNDVAALIDTFQKVKDSKKPVVVHIRTLKGKGYAPAEEHKEQWHYSGPFDIETGRSLFEGDEEDYSSVSCDYLLDKMKKDPKVVAITAGTPTVIGFTEDKRREAGKQFVDVGIAEETAVALASGIAAGGGKPVFGVYSSFVQRTFDQISQDLCINNNAATIVTFAGSVYGMNDVTHLGFQDIPMLSNIPNLVYLAPTTKEEYIAMLDWSIEQNEHPVAIKLPGGAMVSGSPVTKNFGDLNKYEVTQKGSKVALLGLGTFYSLANAAADEMKSELGIDATVINPYYITGLDEELLESLKADHSVVVTIEDGILDGGFGEKIARFYGDSDMKVLNYGLKKEFLDRYDVEEVLKDNRLDAEMIAEDVKGLL
- a CDS encoding MerR family transcriptional regulator, with translation MTIKEVSEKFDITADTLRYYERVGLIPPVARNASGNRDYQEKDVDWVEHTVCMRNAGVPIEALIEYVKLFQMGDATFGARLDLLKEQYEKLEEQRKQIEATMDRLHYKISKYEEAVKTGKLVWDGKITDGECTM
- a CDS encoding helix-turn-helix domain-containing protein; the encoded protein is MCNVPTIDMTGTGRNIVKLRQNAGLSVKDLQDIFGFATPNAIYKWQKGMAMPTVDNLIILATIFGVTVDDIIAVNICSTVGISA
- a CDS encoding DUF4186 domain-containing protein is translated as MTKEEWYARLFERLGRSKFRSGFHLTQKDIDYIHEKGLDTIRQHARDFIAQREAPAFIPNDGKQTPMRGHPVFVAQHATATCCRECIRKWHTFAPGVELGPRQQEYLVDVIMTWIERELEAAGDKIILYQRCNDK